In Legionella beliardensis, the following are encoded in one genomic region:
- a CDS encoding glycoside hydrolase family 5 protein, producing the protein MVKIFTSFLFLPSLALAANMTNQIEGVGPQGKIRPWICIQNKLGNLTLSLAPGQSGDANKASGNLSYAGATLRFDGCGNNNTYLGYVGINISSNGNNSITKYTPPDGIHISYANPNINAQGQVGGRIVYTPIKINKELRSAKAANYWELAGINLSGLEFGKVIDPTVIPNLSQEDTDSQYSDLKETEAFIQAGMNTVRVPLSWGYLQLDGPGKGSSNLDYYNNYIKPLLQTLTKAKVHTIVDLHAYMRYSKFGEQYSGCGPSGNCPDGTLIDNEEAYKSVWSQLIKLIQNDSEINKDYILLDLMNEPVKVPNDKVFTIQASLIKMLRNNQYTGYILIEGNNWSGLHSWSDEWVGDNNQVYANATLFTRENFIKSGITDLSKILINVHQYFDADYSGTHDQCLTDLTSQGPQGFNLNPFIEFLKNNQLKAIVTEFGVGKDSASCSVALNQFMQYLQQNASKGKSYGFAGWTIWSSGHGWGDYNLRVKSDSYAMQVLSDYL; encoded by the coding sequence ATGGTGAAAATTTTTACATCTTTTCTTTTTTTACCCAGCTTAGCTCTCGCAGCTAATATGACCAATCAAATAGAAGGCGTTGGCCCACAAGGAAAAATTAGGCCTTGGATTTGTATCCAAAATAAGTTAGGTAATTTAACTCTATCCTTAGCTCCAGGGCAATCAGGAGACGCTAATAAAGCATCAGGCAATCTTTCTTATGCGGGAGCTACATTAAGGTTTGATGGTTGTGGCAATAATAATACTTACCTTGGTTATGTTGGTATTAATATTAGCAGTAACGGCAATAACTCTATAACAAAATATACCCCTCCTGATGGGATCCATATTAGTTATGCTAATCCCAATATCAATGCGCAAGGACAGGTAGGAGGAAGGATAGTTTATACGCCTATTAAGATTAATAAGGAACTTAGAAGTGCGAAAGCTGCCAATTATTGGGAATTAGCAGGAATTAACCTATCTGGGCTTGAATTTGGGAAGGTGATTGACCCTACTGTTATTCCTAATCTATCGCAAGAAGACACTGACTCTCAATATTCTGACTTAAAAGAAACTGAAGCATTTATTCAGGCAGGTATGAACACGGTAAGAGTACCTTTAAGTTGGGGATATTTGCAACTCGATGGGCCTGGCAAGGGCAGCTCAAACTTAGATTATTACAATAATTACATAAAACCATTACTGCAAACTTTAACCAAAGCAAAAGTTCACACCATTGTCGATTTACATGCTTACATGCGTTATTCTAAATTTGGTGAGCAATACTCTGGATGCGGCCCTAGTGGCAATTGTCCCGATGGTACTTTAATTGATAATGAAGAAGCTTATAAGTCAGTTTGGAGTCAGCTTATTAAATTAATTCAGAATGATTCAGAGATCAACAAAGATTATATACTTTTAGATTTAATGAATGAGCCAGTAAAAGTCCCTAATGATAAAGTCTTCACTATCCAAGCCTCTCTCATTAAAATGTTGCGTAACAATCAATACACAGGTTACATTTTAATTGAAGGTAATAATTGGTCTGGTTTACATTCTTGGAGCGACGAATGGGTTGGTGATAATAATCAAGTCTATGCTAATGCAACTTTATTTACACGAGAGAATTTTATTAAATCTGGCATAACAGACTTATCTAAAATTTTAATTAATGTGCATCAGTATTTTGATGCTGATTACAGTGGTACGCATGACCAATGCTTAACAGATTTAACTTCTCAAGGCCCACAGGGATTTAACTTAAACCCATTTATTGAATTTTTAAAGAATAATCAGCTTAAAGCAATAGTCACTGAATTTGGTGTTGGTAAAGATTCAGCAAGTTGCTCTGTTGCTCTTAACCAATTTATGCAGTACTTGCAACAAAACGCGAGTAAAGGTAAGAGTTATGGGTTTGCTGGTTGGACAATTTGGTCCTCAGGTCATGGTTGGGGTGATTATAACCTACGGGTTAAATCAGATTCTTATGCTATGCAAGTGCTTTCTGATTACCTATAG
- a CDS encoding helix-turn-helix transcriptional regulator: protein MHKMNNLLAGAKTNEELSEHLGRYFAEQGIKSLAVTYYQQHTKTGNRLIYDWVTPELSAWHNYYIEQQYADIDRTLESSEHATLPIFWDVNEQLRLAKNRREKRMREESIQFGIDKGLCIPIYGPKGDFIILVLHQRKDEDGLTNWHNKQYIWLAVAYIYLHFLRSLLPEQVCLAALTKRERQCLILTAEGFRVHLIAKQLHISERTVNFHLHNANKKLGAKNKYLAVLHLKNIKL, encoded by the coding sequence ATGCATAAAATGAATAATTTATTGGCAGGAGCTAAAACAAATGAGGAATTATCAGAACATCTTGGTAGATACTTTGCTGAACAAGGTATTAAAAGTTTAGCCGTTACTTATTATCAACAGCATACTAAAACAGGTAATCGTTTAATTTATGATTGGGTTACGCCAGAATTAAGTGCATGGCACAATTATTATATTGAACAACAGTATGCAGATATCGATCGTACCTTAGAATCATCTGAACATGCCACGTTACCTATTTTTTGGGATGTTAATGAACAATTGCGACTCGCAAAAAATAGACGTGAAAAGAGAATGCGGGAAGAATCTATTCAATTTGGTATTGATAAAGGTTTATGTATTCCTATATATGGTCCTAAAGGTGACTTTATCATCTTAGTTTTGCATCAGCGCAAAGACGAGGATGGATTAACTAATTGGCATAATAAGCAATATATTTGGTTAGCTGTCGCCTATATTTACCTGCATTTTTTAAGGTCTCTTCTCCCAGAACAAGTGTGTCTAGCTGCTTTAACAAAAAGAGAAAGGCAATGCCTAATTTTAACTGCCGAGGGCTTTAGAGTTCATTTGATTGCCAAACAGCTTCATATTTCTGAACGAACAGTTAATTTTCATCTTCATAATGCCAATAAAAAATTAGGTGCTAAAAATAAATATTTGGCTGTACTTCATTTGAAAAATATCAAGTTATAA
- a CDS encoding leucine-rich repeat domain-containing protein, whose product MQLSDDSQTLLEVNESDMIDGSYQIPSGVTRIGKQAFIHSSGLKKVMFPPAGVTFIGKSAFNQCINLTTIVLPESITSIERAAFLGCTSLQMLTLPPGLTTIDVGVFYNCTSLQSIIIPSGVTVIGISAFEGCASLQAITLPAGVHIIGDRAFSDCSCLQRITLPAGITSIGEQTFSGCSQLEIIMLPAGVTSIASNAFQGCANLNYIIIDSAAEADVTRIIALLPNELKSKVITKSWSDGIMRLQDKQLARLLYTPQTNRIYRFFHLDTQHVSQVEVKNKQGEQIAKVCKQLPEELFCYINVQGVEANLYYQKAKDLVSRLPWPRNDNEFKDYQKHLDDIIKAHIKQAQDFNKAKESKTNSSNCVIS is encoded by the coding sequence ATGCAATTAAGTGATGATAGTCAGACACTTCTTGAAGTAAATGAAAGCGATATGATTGACGGCTCTTATCAGATTCCCTCTGGCGTCACACGGATTGGTAAGCAAGCATTTATTCATTCTAGCGGTTTGAAAAAGGTAATGTTTCCCCCCGCTGGTGTCACGTTTATAGGTAAGTCAGCATTTAACCAATGTATCAATTTAACAACAATAGTGCTTCCTGAGAGTATCACTTCTATAGAGCGTGCGGCATTTCTTGGATGTACTAGCTTACAAATGCTCACACTTCCTCCTGGCCTGACAACCATTGATGTTGGAGTATTTTACAATTGTACCAGCTTACAAAGCATAATAATTCCAAGTGGTGTCACAGTAATTGGTATTTCAGCCTTTGAAGGATGTGCCAGCTTACAAGCGATAACCCTTCCTGCTGGGGTTCATATTATAGGTGATCGAGCATTTAGTGATTGTAGTTGCTTACAAAGGATAACGCTTCCTGCAGGCATTACATCAATTGGTGAGCAGACCTTTTCAGGGTGTAGTCAATTAGAAATAATTATGCTTCCTGCCGGTGTGACATCTATTGCTTCTAATGCATTTCAGGGCTGTGCTAATTTAAACTATATTATAATTGATAGTGCTGCTGAAGCTGACGTGACACGAATAATTGCCTTATTACCTAATGAGTTAAAAAGTAAAGTTATCACCAAAAGTTGGTCCGATGGGATTATGCGCCTTCAGGACAAACAACTAGCCAGGCTTCTCTATACGCCGCAAACTAATCGGATTTATCGCTTCTTTCATTTGGATACTCAACACGTGTCGCAGGTTGAGGTAAAAAATAAACAAGGAGAGCAAATTGCAAAAGTATGTAAACAGCTCCCTGAAGAGCTATTTTGTTATATCAATGTACAAGGAGTCGAGGCTAATCTTTATTACCAAAAAGCGAAAGATTTAGTAAGTCGTTTGCCCTGGCCTAGAAATGACAATGAGTTTAAAGATTATCAAAAACACTTAGATGACATCATTAAGGCCCATATTAAGCAGGCACAAGATTTTAATAAGGCTAAAGAGAGCAAGACTAACTCTAGTAATTGTGTAATAAGTTAA
- a CDS encoding linear amide C-N hydrolase, producing the protein MNEHGLVAHLLYLTGSAYETRDNTRPAISNTLWAQYILDNYKTVNEVVAATDKFQIRETVVF; encoded by the coding sequence ATAAATGAACATGGTTTGGTTGCTCATCTTTTATACTTAACAGGCTCTGCTTATGAAACGAGAGATAACACACGCCCTGCTATATCAAATACGTTATGGGCACAATATATACTTGATAATTATAAAACAGTTAATGAAGTGGTAGCAGCTACAGATAAATTCCAAATTAGAGAAACGGTTGTTTTCTAA
- a CDS encoding MFS transporter, with protein MHGMSSSIPFALVTTTLQSWYIATGLSLATLGWLALIAQAYLFKFLWANYCDTYLVFGHQLRKSWIISMQLIIIFLTIIMSFLSPNKNTTWLGLVAAFIALFSATQDLSIDAYRSELIAQERQQEKLIGIFYIVGFRIGYLFAGAGGLIIAQFYGWQMAYQLMAGIVIIICLITFTNPEKPYVRPIDNFSKFKAIKFLWSKNKSGLFLSFIFFFEFGDSLINSIYPAYLYQIKKYDLAQIALLIKATNIMALSISPLLALFLLRFSFFKAISLGLLGEAICLVLLPVLSDTISHLFWLQLILGLFEGLLGVLIILLYTHLAQGRLRAFNYAFIAAIGGVKSLLTPTLGIVIIHYFSWQTLFCMGAILTLPSYLMSRYLIKKTNDNYFNQPQVI; from the coding sequence ATTCATGGAATGAGTTCATCTATTCCTTTTGCGCTTGTCACAACAACGTTGCAAAGTTGGTATATTGCCACAGGCTTATCTTTAGCAACCTTAGGATGGCTTGCGTTAATAGCACAAGCTTATCTCTTTAAGTTTTTATGGGCAAATTACTGTGATACCTATCTTGTATTTGGCCATCAACTGAGAAAAAGCTGGATCATTAGTATGCAGCTCATCATTATATTTTTAACTATAATAATGTCGTTTCTTTCTCCGAATAAGAACACAACATGGTTAGGATTAGTTGCAGCCTTTATTGCCCTATTTTCAGCAACACAAGATTTAAGTATTGATGCTTATCGTAGTGAATTGATTGCACAAGAAAGACAGCAAGAAAAATTAATCGGTATTTTCTATATTGTAGGCTTTCGCATAGGTTATTTATTTGCAGGCGCAGGAGGATTAATAATCGCACAATTTTATGGTTGGCAAATGGCTTACCAATTGATGGCAGGTATTGTAATAATAATTTGCCTAATAACATTTACAAATCCTGAAAAGCCATATGTCCGCCCAATAGATAATTTTTCAAAGTTTAAAGCCATAAAGTTTTTATGGTCAAAAAATAAAAGTGGTTTATTTCTGAGTTTTATTTTCTTTTTTGAGTTTGGCGATAGCCTAATTAATTCAATTTACCCGGCTTACTTGTATCAAATAAAAAAATATGATTTAGCACAAATTGCTCTTTTAATAAAAGCAACTAATATTATGGCATTAAGTATCAGCCCCTTACTAGCTCTCTTTTTATTGCGTTTCTCTTTCTTTAAGGCCATTTCATTAGGCCTTCTTGGTGAAGCAATTTGCTTAGTATTATTGCCCGTATTAAGTGACACTATCTCGCATTTATTTTGGTTACAATTAATTTTAGGTTTATTTGAAGGTTTGCTGGGTGTTTTAATTATTCTACTTTATACTCATTTAGCTCAGGGCCGATTACGCGCATTTAATTATGCATTTATTGCAGCTATAGGTGGCGTTAAATCTTTACTAACACCCACACTAGGTATAGTAATTATCCACTATTTTTCTTGGCAGACACTATTTTGTATGGGAGCAATTCTGACGCTTCCTAGTTATCTAATGAGTAGGTATTTAATCAAAAAAACAAATGATAATTACTTTAATCAACCTCAAGTTATTTAA
- a CDS encoding glycosyltransferase — MITLSFYWLLLPVLFIVAIASIGSLFRLIYLFRSIAGLEKRCINHSRLWPKVSIIVPFHNEQQNLKGAMMSLCLLDYANYEIIAVDDRSTDLSYEIVSQLANKNPRLKLIKVETLPINWLGKPHALHQGLKHATGDYIVFTDADVNFKPSILSKAIDYMLAEKLGHLTLSPKIEVTHFSMKLFIPFLLYIMFLAMMPWRVKSTNPKDAVGIGAFNCVSRETLNLIGGVKSLALNPIDDVGLARLVKQYSIKQGIANSEGLLSLPWYETIRACQIGFEKNIFAFFDFSLIKSAIALLSFLTFIFLPLVSLTLFNSLIFLLSSIAIINIVFAIMLSCHHLKVSKIYAFSYPLAALITLYIGVRSVSLCILRQGIYWGGKFFSLKKLIIFYKLNK, encoded by the coding sequence ATGATAACCTTATCCTTTTATTGGCTTTTATTACCAGTCTTGTTTATTGTGGCAATAGCCAGTATAGGCAGTTTATTTCGTCTTATTTACCTTTTTCGGTCAATAGCGGGCTTAGAAAAGCGATGTATTAATCATAGTCGTCTATGGCCCAAAGTATCTATTATTGTTCCTTTTCACAATGAACAACAAAATTTAAAGGGCGCTATGATGTCTTTGTGTTTATTAGATTATGCTAACTATGAGATTATTGCCGTTGATGACCGCTCTACCGATTTAAGTTATGAAATAGTAAGTCAACTAGCTAACAAAAATCCACGTTTAAAATTGATAAAGGTAGAAACTTTACCCATCAACTGGTTAGGCAAGCCCCATGCCTTACATCAAGGTTTAAAGCATGCGACAGGCGATTACATTGTGTTTACTGATGCCGATGTAAATTTTAAACCGTCCATTCTTAGTAAAGCCATAGATTATATGCTGGCTGAAAAGCTTGGGCATTTAACATTATCACCAAAAATTGAAGTAACACATTTTAGTATGAAATTATTTATACCCTTTTTACTCTATATCATGTTCCTTGCTATGATGCCTTGGCGAGTTAAAAGTACCAATCCTAAAGATGCAGTAGGGATAGGGGCCTTTAATTGTGTGAGTCGAGAGACACTTAACTTGATAGGTGGGGTAAAATCTTTAGCCCTCAATCCGATTGATGATGTTGGCTTAGCACGCCTTGTTAAACAATATTCCATTAAACAAGGTATCGCAAATTCAGAGGGTTTATTAAGCCTTCCTTGGTATGAAACTATTAGGGCGTGTCAAATTGGGTTTGAAAAAAATATTTTTGCCTTCTTTGATTTTAGCCTCATAAAATCAGCCATAGCATTACTGAGTTTTCTGACTTTTATTTTCTTGCCATTAGTTAGCTTAACACTTTTTAATAGTTTAATTTTTCTATTAAGTAGCATAGCAATTATTAATATAGTTTTTGCTATCATGCTAAGTTGTCATCATTTGAAGGTGTCAAAAATTTACGCATTCAGCTATCCACTAGCTGCTCTAATCACGTTATATATAGGTGTTCGCTCTGTCAGTTTATGTATTTTAAGGCAAGGGATATATTGGGGCGGCAAGTTTTTTTCGCTGAAAAAACTCATTATTTTTTATAAGTTAAATAAGTAG
- a CDS encoding UdgX family uracil-DNA binding protein (This protein belongs to the uracil DNA glycosylase superfamily, members of which act in excision repair of DNA. However, it belongs more specifically to UdgX branch, whose founding member was found to bind uracil in DNA (where it does not belong), without cleaving it, appears to promote DNA repair by a pathway involving RecA, rather than base excision.): MITIKANNFEQWRSGARYLLAHDQCPASVFWEDDNTGQSTLFDKKTLTPDNGQFNKQFFISKKFITLAKIIACHRSADKWGKLYDLLWRLTHDEPYLLNIASDPLVYDLLRMHKAVTRDAHKMKAFVRFCKFTEDNGNDYFLAWYKPDHLIVHLVAPFFQMRFAVMNWVIITPDETVSWNGKELVYGAGKILLTNPKDGLETLWQTYYKATFNPARVKIKAMKKEMPVRFWHNLPETQVIPSLLNEAPRRVAQMMQHQEGISSSAEQYFPQLPASIELFKGKAQACRGCPLYKNATQTVFGTGFIHAKLMIVGEQPGDQEDRKGVPFIGPAGQLLRDILKKLTIQIEAVYLTNTVKHFKFKLENGRRIHHSPNIREIHACKPWLLAEIELIKPDVVLCLGLTAAKALINPAFRIKDERGCFKPVDNYLIGATYHPSAILRTSNLQLKDHMLKTMMQDIGKAYQLSQIDNQSGC; encoded by the coding sequence ATGATTACAATCAAAGCGAATAATTTTGAACAATGGCGCTCAGGTGCGCGTTATCTACTAGCACATGATCAATGTCCTGCTTCTGTTTTTTGGGAAGATGATAATACCGGTCAATCGACACTTTTTGATAAAAAAACATTAACGCCTGATAATGGTCAATTTAATAAGCAATTTTTTATCTCAAAAAAATTTATAACCTTAGCAAAAATTATTGCTTGTCATCGTAGTGCCGACAAATGGGGAAAACTTTATGATTTATTATGGCGCTTGACCCATGATGAACCTTATTTGTTGAATATTGCAAGCGATCCACTGGTGTATGATTTATTGCGAATGCATAAAGCAGTGACTCGTGATGCACATAAAATGAAAGCCTTTGTACGCTTTTGTAAATTTACTGAAGATAATGGTAATGATTATTTTTTAGCGTGGTATAAGCCTGATCATTTGATTGTCCATTTAGTTGCTCCTTTTTTTCAAATGCGTTTTGCCGTCATGAACTGGGTTATTATAACACCAGACGAAACGGTATCCTGGAATGGAAAAGAGCTTGTGTATGGAGCGGGAAAAATATTATTAACTAATCCTAAAGATGGCTTAGAAACATTATGGCAAACTTATTATAAAGCGACCTTTAATCCTGCACGGGTAAAAATTAAAGCAATGAAAAAAGAAATGCCTGTTAGATTTTGGCATAATTTACCTGAAACACAGGTGATCCCTTCGTTATTAAATGAAGCACCTAGGCGAGTAGCTCAGATGATGCAACACCAAGAAGGAATAAGTAGCTCAGCTGAACAATATTTTCCTCAATTACCAGCGTCAATAGAGCTGTTTAAGGGCAAGGCGCAGGCTTGTAGGGGTTGTCCACTGTATAAAAATGCAACGCAAACCGTGTTTGGAACGGGCTTCATTCATGCTAAATTAATGATAGTAGGCGAGCAACCTGGTGACCAAGAAGATAGAAAAGGCGTGCCTTTTATAGGGCCTGCTGGGCAATTACTTAGGGATATTTTAAAAAAGTTAACAATACAAATAGAAGCTGTTTATCTAACCAATACGGTTAAACATTTCAAATTTAAATTGGAAAATGGTCGACGTATTCATCACTCGCCTAATATAAGAGAAATTCATGCGTGTAAACCTTGGTTATTAGCAGAGATTGAACTGATTAAACCTGACGTCGTTCTTTGCTTAGGATTAACCGCGGCAAAAGCACTTATTAACCCTGCTTTTCGTATTAAAGACGAGCGTGGGTGTTTTAAGCCAGTTGATAACTACTTAATAGGCGCAACGTATCACCCATCTGCTATTTTAAGAACATCTAATCTTCAATTAAAAGACCATATGCTAAAGACTATGATGCAAGATATTGGTAAAGCTTATCAATTAAGTCAAATCGATAATCAAAGCGGCTGTTAA